GAAATTAAATCGTAGCCAGCGGCTGGGTTGTTCAGCAGCCAGGCGGGATTGACGATCGCCTCCTCAAAAATCAGGGGAAGCGTCGGGTTCAGCATCTGGAGGGCGACCCCGAGTCGGAAGCCAACGGCGGGTTCAATCCGCTGCCCCAGATCTCGGAGGCTCGAGATCGTACGGCCGTCGAGGTTCAGATCCTCAGCCCAGGTGGCTAATCGGCCGTGGGCCAGAAGGTCGCAGGCTTCGCTCCAATGCAAGGCCCGTGCGGCGTCGACTGCAAAACGGCGCACGTCTGTGTAGTTCTTGCCCCCGAAGAAAATCGCGGGATCGTTCTCTGAAACAGAGCTCCCCCGCTGACGCTCCTGTACCGTCGGCGACTCTCCATCGAGCCAGGCACGCACTTCCTTCCACTGCCACCTTTTGGAGCGATCGAGAGTGAGCAGCCCCTGCAGCAGTAGGTCGAGACGAGGATCAAGCCCCGGTGGAATCTGGGCACCATTGGCGTTGACATCAATCAGAAACAGCTGGTCATTGATCCCCGCGAAGCACTCTCCACGGGTCACTATCCCCAGCACGATCATGCCGAGGCTCCACCAGTCGGAAGCGGAGGCCACACCCCCCATGACGGCCTCGGGAGCTGTATAGCGAGTGACCTCCAGTGGGGACTCCACGTCCAGATCGAGCTCAGAGAGCCTGCCTGACTCAAAGCCCGAGATAACAAGGTCAAGAGGCTCTCTGGCACGGACAAGAATCTTGTCTGGGCTAAGAGCACGGTGCCGTAAGCCCACCTCCATGAAAGCGGCGAGAGCCTTTGCTGTTTCGGCTACCAGGGAAAGAATCGTAGCCGTGTCGCCCGCGTCTAACTGCAATGTTGCGAGACTGCCACCATGTATCTCTTCGGTGACCTCATACACTTGGCCCTCCCAGCGACCAAAGTCCAGCAGAGCTGCTATGTGATCGGCAGAAACTCGCCGCTGCAAAGCCTCGTAGACGGTAGGGTCGGGTTCCGATCCCGGGCTGTACAGTGTCAACACGCCCTGGCGGTCATCTAAAACATGGCGAACGCGGTGGCGGGTTCGCACGACCCCTTTGGCTGGTAGGTCCGCCAAGACGCTCCATCCAGCGATCACACGAGTCGGCGGGGATGGATCAATGACGCAGTTGCAAGTACGACACAGCAGGTCCCCCTCACTGATCTCGTGCCCGTTCGGGCACGTGAGCTGCCGCGGCTTGGCTATTTCGCCGTCGCCAATCGGAGGGTGGTCTTGATGGATGTCTTCACCGGTGAGATCCCAGCCGCAGAGGATGCCGTTTGGCTCGTTGGCACAGACAAACTCATCAACGCCGCGGGTGCTTCCGCACTTCGGGCAACGACGGTATGGGTTCAGCGTGCTCATCGGATGAGGTGCTCAGTCGTACGGCTGGCGATTCCCTGGGCTGCCAGCAGCTTCTGGAGCCTCTCCAGATCGCCGCGGCGAGGGATTCCGGCCATCCACGCGGTACCATCTCCGTCGACCATGACGTCTAGGCGGTCATCTCGACCGTCTCGCGGCCGCTGAAACTCACCAAACCGCAGACGCCCTAGGTCCGAGAGCGTATGGAGCGTCTGGTTGTCGCTGCCCATCAGTGGCTTTGTCTGGGGGGCGGACAGGTCAAAGGGTTCAGAAATCACGGCGTCCACGAGGCCCTGCCAGTTGGTGAGCCAGGGCATGAGCGACGCAAATGCTAGTCCCGAATAGACGAGCACATCGCTGCCGGGGCGGAGAATCTGCCTCAGGCCACGAAGCAACTCGCCCAAGCCGTCCGGTTGCTCAAAAGGCTCGCCGCCGGAAATCGTTATCCCATCGGCCATGCCCGCGTACGCAGCCACTCCCGCAAGCACCTCTGCGACGGGAATGCGATCTGCGTTCACCGACCACGTATCGACTGATATGCAACCTGGACAGCGAATGCTGCACCCCTGAAACCATATCCCCAACCGCTGTCCGGGGCCCAGGGTCGTGACCGGAAAATGAACACGGGAAATTGCAATACTGCGACCCACGTAGCTGCCTCTCAGCTGTGTTCGAGCATCAGGGTCGTCACGGCTGAATCGTCTAGGCCCGTGACAGTCCATCGAGATCCGGGCTGTGCGTCCCGGTCGAACAGACTCCTTGCCAGCGGGTTCACCAGGTGAGACTCCACCTGATTGCGGATTCCTCGCCCACCGTTTGAGAGATCGGCAAGACAGAGGTTCTCTAGCTGTTCGCGTACGGGCTTTGCGATATCGACCTGTATGCCCGTGGCGGCAAGATCCTTGAGCGTAGCCTTCACCATCTGCTCGAAGATTTCACGGGCAATCGCTGGGCGTATGAAGTCGAAGACAATGATGTTCTCGCCGATCCGGTTCAGGATTTCCGGCCTATTGAGAACAGCCTTGAAGTGGCGGTCGATTTCAGCCCGGACCTTGGACTTTACGGCATCGGGGGGCTCATCCTGCGACACGTTCAAGACGCGATTGCCCTCAGCGTCTTGCCGGTAAATGCCAAGGTTTGACGTGAAAATGATGAACGCCTCCGAGAAATACACCCGGTCACCACGTCCCGAGGTGAGCACGCCGTCGTCAAGAATCTGCAGAAACTTGTCGAGGATTCTTGGGTGAGCCTTCTCGATCTCGTCAAACAGGATCACACAGAACGGCTTCTCGCGGACGGCGTTCGTGAGTTCACCGCCGACGTCATAGCCGACATAGCCGGGAGGAGCCCCGATAAGCCGCTGGTCAGAGTGCTCCGCGGAGAACTCTGACATGTCGAAGCGGATATAGGCCGATTCGTCGCCAAAAAGCAGATTCGTGATGGTCTTCGCAAGTTCTGTCTTGCCGACACCGGTAGGACCCGCCAGAAACGTGACACCTCTCGGGCGGCCACCACGCTTCGAGGCTCCGACGCCTGTGATGGCTCGCTTGATAATGTCTAGGGCATGCGTGACGGCATGGTCTTGGCCTCGAACACGCTCCGAAATTGATGCCTTCGCGTTTCGGATCTTGTCTCGATCGATCTTTCGCCACTGGTCGTCTGTGACCCCGACCTTATAGCGACGCACGGCATCTGAGATTCGGTTGAACGAAAGGTTTTCGTTACGCCCGAGTTGAGCAACGGCGTGTAGGTCCGACAGCAACAGCCCCTCAGTCTCTTCCACGAATTCAGACTGAGCAGTCGCCAGAGCTTCCGCAGTAGCCTGAGCGGCACCGGGCAGCGTCTTGAGCAGAGCCGGAATAACGGATCGGCGGGCGATATTGTCCGGTTTTGCAACTGGAATATGGCGAATCCTGGGATTGCCCATCAGCAGCCAGTCGGGAAGATCCCCCTCTTTGTCCACGATCCACAAGACGGTGTTAAAGAAAGGCTTGCCTTCCGGGCCGATTGGACGGGCTTTGGCGGTGGCGGAATAGATGTGAGCCCGCGAAAAGAACGGGTGCTCGTCACGAGAAAGCGAGTCACTCCGGACGACCAGTCGAGCGGCGAAGTCCACGATCAACGCTATGGGTTGGCCGTCGGCGAAAACGACGCGGTCTAAAATGCGGCCGAGTGAGACAAGATCTGTTGCAGTCTGTGCTGCGGGCTCGCACTTGAGACGTGTGAGAAGCTCGTCTGCAGGTTGAAGACCGCCTGTTATTGATACCAGCCGTGCCCCTCGAACGCAGTCGATGGAAAGGACTTCGGCATATCCGGCGGCGTACAACTCGCGAGCTATGGCCGCCTGGAGTGGAATTGTGCTGAAAATACCTGGTTGAACCTCATATGCCTGCAGGTCCTGCACGCTTCCGGACAAGACAAACTGACTCTTGAGGGGCAAAAAACGGAGCAGGTCGCGAAGCCACCGTGGTTTGTGTTCGCCGCGGCCTGCCGTTGAGCCTGTGTGCTGGCCTGCGAGTACGGCTGGCTGACCGTCGCTGGGCACTACTGGCTGATTCATCTGCTGTATTCCGAGGTTTTCGGGTGGCCTGAAAAGCCTGAGGGCCATTCTTCAGAGGGGCAGTCTGCCATTAGTGCGAGGGGGCAGCCAGAGCCTGGCTGCGTCGCGGCGACAAATCGAGGCGACTTCATTCTCTCACCACGGTCGTCTTGCCCTCTGTCCACGGATTCCCGCTCAGGGCCCCGAGCACGCAGAAAAAGTGCAGAACAAGCCCCGGCACGAACAACGCCAGGTAGCCCAGGAAGACGAAGACGAACCACACGATGCCGTTGAGGATCTGGCCCTTGTAGAGCTGGCCAAGCCCGGGCACGAAGAAGCTCAAAACCGCCGCGAGACCGGGGCTCCAACGTTGGATCGGCGGCTGGTTGATGACCACCACCTGGCTCGCGCCTGCCGGGGCAGCGGGCACGTATTCAGCCTGTTGGTTGGCCAACACGGCTGCCGGGACGGGCGGGGCTTCTCTGGCGGCCTGCTCCTGGGCGATCCTGGCGGCCTCAACGTCGAGCCGCTGCTTCTCCAGAGCCAGTTCCTTGGCCCGCAGGCGACGCTCCGCGGCCTCCTTTGACGCCTTGCCGATGTTCTCAATGGCCTGCCCAACCAGCCGGCCGACCTCGACGTAGAGCCCAACCGCCGCGATGAAGAGGCCGCTCAGGGTGAACGCCAGAGCAATCCTGGATTGGGCGATCACCGTGAAGGCGATGCCCAAGGCTGCCAGGAACCCGCCGCAGGCCGCAACGATGTGTCGCGGGGCAAGTTGATCCCAAGGGATTTCAGGGGCTCTGGGCCGGGTGTGCCGCCGGGTTTCCTTCGGCGAGGGTGCGGGAATACTGGGCGGCGTGGTGGCTGTTTCGGACCGGGTCGGGGCCTCTTCGCGAGTTGGTCTCAGGCCGGCAATCGTCTTGTGCAGGACATCCCCCAAGGGATTCGCGAAAACGCCATCTGCTGATCGGGCAGGCACCCAGTCAACCATTCCCGACTGCCACACGAGGTCGTCGGGGGCCAGCCAACCATCCGCCGCCATGCTCTTGAGCTTGGCGAGCGAGACGGGGCCGCGCCGCTCGCTGCTTTTCACGTAGTACCAGGCGTCAGGCATGGGGCAGCCCTAGGGGAGCCTGAACACAGAACATGCCGCACGGACAACGTTGGTCCGGAGCGTGGATGCCCGCGAAAAGCACGGACCTCCGCAATCGTCGCATGCTCCAGATCCTCGTTGACCAGCCCATCCGGATGGGGGATGCTACCCGTGGTTGTCGGTTTGGGAAAGGAGGACCCGGTGTGGTCCGCAGCAGGTCACCTCATCCATCTATTGACCTCCATGGAATGACGGGCCAGGACGCACTCAACGCGCTCGTGTCATTCTGCAACCGTGTGCATCTCAGCGGCTATCGTGGCTGGGTCACGGTCGTGCACGGCTACGGATCAACAGGAATGGGAGGGGGCATCAGGCAGCGGGTGCGAACCCTGGCCGACTTCTGAAGGCACGAGACTGCTCACTCCGGATGGCAGAAGCCAGGAAGCATTTTCTCAGCAGTCGGTCCGAGGAATCCGAAAACGGCGACCAGACCAACGCACTCTACGCCTGGATCGAACAAAGCTTTGATCGGTCTTATCAGATGTGAGGCCGCGGCTGCTCCTGAAGTTGCTTGTAGGCGGCGTGCCACGAAACGCCCGTGCAGATTCGGCCCATCCTTCAGCACAGGTGTTTTCCGAACCGTCCTAACGTGGCGAGATGCTCCCGGAGCGTGAAGGGAAACACGATGCACGACGTTTCAGCCATCATGCGAGTGATCCTCGCTGAATACGCCCTTCCTGTGCGAGGCGATCATGGCGTCGTCCATTGGGCCCGTGTCATGGAAAACGGTCTCCGAGTAGCCGAGAGAACGGGGGCGGACCTCGAAGTCGTGAGGCTGTTCGCCCTGTTCCATGACTCGCGACGCATCAACGAGTACCGCGACGACGATCACGGCCTCAGGGGCGGAGAGTTTGCACACTCTCTACGCGGAAGCCTGGTGCACCTCGATGATGCCCGGTTCGAACTCTTGTTCGAGGCCTGCCGGCTGCACACCGACGGTCATACAGACGGTGACGAAACCCTTCAGGCATGCTGGGACGCTGACAGGCTTGATCTGGGCCGTGTGGGAATCATGCCGCGGCCCAATCGGTTGTGCACGGACGCAGCACGGGAGTTGCTCAACTGGTCGCATCAGCGGGCCGTCACCGGCTATCAGCCACTCGAGGTTCTCGCCGAGTGGGGAATGAGGTTCTTGCAGAGTGGGGAATTCGGGACACGAAGCCCGGGAAATCCCTAGCCCGCAGGTCCAAGCGGTAGACGGTTTCAGGGAAGCAGCTCCACCCATCTCAATCGAGGGCTCAACGCAACATGGTCCGATTCGGCT
This genomic window from Planctomycetia bacterium contains:
- a CDS encoding radical activating enzyme; its protein translation is MNADRIPVAEVLAGVAAYAGMADGITISGGEPFEQPDGLGELLRGLRQILRPGSDVLVYSGLAFASLMPWLTNWQGLVDAVISEPFDLSAPQTKPLMGSDNQTLHTLSDLGRLRFGEFQRPRDGRDDRLDVMVDGDGTAWMAGIPRRGDLERLQKLLAAQGIASRTTEHLIR
- a CDS encoding chaperone, whose protein sequence is MDFAARLVVRSDSLSRDEHPFFSRAHIYSATAKARPIGPEGKPFFNTVLWIVDKEGDLPDWLLMGNPRIRHIPVAKPDNIARRSVIPALLKTLPGAAQATAEALATAQSEFVEETEGLLLSDLHAVAQLGRNENLSFNRISDAVRRYKVGVTDDQWRKIDRDKIRNAKASISERVRGQDHAVTHALDIIKRAITGVGASKRGGRPRGVTFLAGPTGVGKTELAKTITNLLFGDESAYIRFDMSEFSAEHSDQRLIGAPPGYVGYDVGGELTNAVREKPFCVILFDEIEKAHPRILDKFLQILDDGVLTSGRGDRVYFSEAFIIFTSNLGIYRQDAEGNRVLNVSQDEPPDAVKSKVRAEIDRHFKAVLNRPEILNRIGENIIVFDFIRPAIAREIFEQMVKATLKDLAATGIQVDIAKPVREQLENLCLADLSNGGRGIRNQVESHLVNPLARSLFDRDAQPGSRWTVTGLDDSAVTTLMLEHS